CATAGCAATATAGCACTGTTAAACTTTAGAATTGAGGCCACTTCAGCCTGTCGTGCTCCTGAGAGAGTCTTCGGTCTTCCGGCCAGATAAGCGAAGGATCTAAGGTGACTGGCATCATTGCGGATCATCATTTAAATTATATATCCAGTCCAATGTAGATCTAAGAGCCAAGAATCGCGAATCAGGAGACAGGGAGATAGAGGGGCTGTCTGGCGCTTATCACTTTAAACATTCACACTTTTAATTTTAAACTTATATTTTCCAGCGCTTGTGACTCCAAAGGTATAGATCCGGCTGGTTTCTGATGTTTTCTTCCAGCCTTCGGCAAAATTCATCGGTGATGCTGTGTGCAGCATGCTCCGTGTAGGGAGGCTCCGCCAGCTTTTCAAACTCAAAACGATAATGTCCGCGCTTCACCTTGGTGATGGTGCCAAAGAAAACCGGTAGCTTCATCTTCTTTGCCAATACTTCCCCACCTTCGAAAAACAAAGCAGGACGGTTCATGAACTCACGGGTGTACCTGCTGTCCGAAACCGGAGGTCGCTGATCAGCTGCCAAATGTACAATTCTAGGTTGGCTGCGCATAGTAATCATACTTCTTCGAAAAGCCTTCTTCTCCGTCATGATTCCGCCAAAATGTGTCCGGATTTTTAACATCAACTGGTCAAAGAAGTCATTGTTCAGCTTGAGGTACACCGTCTCCGCATCCACTTCTGTGTGAAGTGCCACTCCGAGTATGGCCATTTCCCAATTAAAGATATGCCCTGCCATCATCAGGGAACTTGTACCGGCTTTCACCGGAGCATCTACGATTTCCTGGTTTACTACCTGAAACCTTCGCCGCAGTTCTTCTTCCGAAATGGTCAGCATTTTGATGGTTTCGGCAAAGAATGCATCGGTGAAATTCCGGTAGAATTTGTTTCGGATTTTTTTTCGCTCTTCCGCAGATTTCTCCGGAAAAGCAAATTTCAGATTCTCATCAATGACCTTTTTGCGATAGCTGATCACATACCTGGCGATCAGATATAGCAGATCCGAAAATAGATATAATACAGGCAGAGGAAGCCTGGAAAGCATTCTGAAGAAAAACATACGCCTATGTCAGGGTGGAATCTAAGGCCGGGAACAGCCAAACCATGGAACAAAATAAACGAAATCGAACGAATTCTTTCCGATTCCTAGTTATAAATTGACCCAATTGTTACTTTTGAAACTTATGTCGGAAGTTCAGCGCAGAAAATATTCTCAGGAAGAGAAAAATGCCATCTTCGATGGAGAGTTTATGCCTCACATAGACTCCATGTACAATTTTGGCTACAGGCTCACCTTTGATGAGGATGATGCCAAAGACCTTGTGCAGGATACTTACCTGAAGGCCTATCGTTTTATCAACTCATTTGAGCAGGGTACCAATGCCAAAGCTTGGCTTTTCAGGATTCTGAAAAACAGCTTTATCAATGAGTACCGCAAGAAATCCAAGCAGCCCGCAAAGGTGGATTATCAGGAAGTTGAAACTTATTACAACTCGGATGATGTTCACTACCAAAGCACTAGCGATCTGCGGGCCGAGTCCGTAAAGGATATGCTAGGAGATGAGATCTCAAATGCGCTCAATAGCCTTGCGGTGGATTTTAGGACAGTGATTATCCTTTGCGACCTGGAAGGTTTTACTTATGAAGAAATGGCGAAGATTCTGGATATCCCTATTGGGACAGTAAGATCCAGACTGCACCGAGCGAGGAATCTTTTGAAAGAAAAACTTCAAGGATATGCCCAGAATATGGGCTATAACACGGACGAAGAGGAATAATTAAAAATATTACCCATGGAAATGAATGACAACCCATCCGGAGAGCGAAAGATGCAGTGCAGCGACGAAAACAGATGTTTTGAGTTGCTGGAAAGCATTTTAGACGGAGAACTGCAGGATTCCGGCAAGGAAGTCCTCAAGGAAAAGTTAGCCAAGTGTCAGCCATGCTTTGAGCATTATCACCTGGAGCAGGCTATCCGGGATGTATTGAAAACAAAGTGTACCAAACACGCCGTTCCTACTGAACTGGCTGATAAAATCCGCCAGCAGATCCAGGAGATAAAGTAAAGCATGACACAAGGTAAAGCCATTATTTTTTCAGCCCCTTCTGGATCAGGGAAGACTTCACTGGTGAAGCATCTGATCCAAAATATCCCAAATCTGGGATTTTCCATATCTGCATGCACCCGTGATAAGCGGGGCAGGCACGAAGTCCACGGCAAGGATTACTACTTTTTGACCCAGGAACAATTCAAAAAACACATTGACAACGATGACTTCATCGAATGGGAAGAAGTCTATGCGGGCAACTTCTACGGCACACTGAAAGAGGAGATCCAAAGAATCTGGGATTCCGGCAAAGCAGTGATCTTTGATGTAGACGTGAAAGGCGGGCTAGCGCTGAAAAAGTATTTTGGTGAGCAAGCGCTGGCCATATTTGTGAAAGTACCGAGCTTAGAAGTACTCAAGACCCGACTGAACGACCGGGGCACAGAGACGGAGGAATCCCTCTCCCGTAGAATATTTAAAGCAGAGTTTGAGGCCAAGTTTGAGCCACAGTTTGATGTGACAGTGGTGAATGATGAGTTTGCGAAGTCCAGTGCCGAGGCAGAATACCTGGTCCGGGAATTTATAGCACGATAGGATTGTGAAAGTAGGCTTATACTTCGGTTCCTTCAATCCCATCCATATCGGCCATCTGATCATCGCCGATACCCTGCACGACCGAACCGATCTCGATGAGGTGTGGTTTGTGGTCAGTCCGCAAAATCCGCTGAAAAAACGTCAGTCTTTAATCCACGAGTTTGACCGTTTGCGTATGGTGGAGCTGGCGATTGAGGACAATTTTCATTTCCGGGCCTGTGATGTGGAGTTTGCCATGCCTAAGCCCAGCTACACCATCGATACCCTCGCCTATCTGACTGACCAATACCCACAGCACCAATTCTGCTTATTTTTAGGTTCTGACAATCTCAGCCAGCTAAAGCGCTGGAAGAATTATCAAACTATCTTGGATGACTATGAGATTTTCGTCTATCCGCGTCCGGGTGAGGCCAAGACTTTTGAGCATCCGAATATCAAACTGATCGACGCTCCACTTCTGGATATCTCAGCGACCTTTATTCGCAAGTCTATCTTGGCTGGCAAATCTGTCAAATACCTACTTCCTGAAGGGGTATCGGATTATATTCGGGACAAGAAGTTGTATTTGTAAGTCGGTAATCATTTGAATTCAAGCTATTTGTATTTTACATCTACTTTTACGTTGTGTAAACTATTTTTAAGTTATTTTCAAACTAATCCTTGCGATTAAAAAAAAAATAATAAACTTATACCGAAGTCTTAAGTGAGACCTGATTCCGGCCGGGATTTTTTAAACAATCATTAACTATTTTCTATTATGAAAAAATTATTATTTGGAATGGTCTTTATGGGGGATATGATGTTCAGCAGTTTAGGTGTTGTGGCACAAGTAGAAGAAGAACCATGTCCACCTGGCAGTCCTACTAATTCTTATGGAGGGGTTTGTTGTGCCTCATCCAGATCATGTCCACATCCTTATGCTGGACTAATTGCAGCGTCTTCATGGACCAGCTGTGTATCGACTTGCTCTTAATTTTTAAAAGTAGGAGACTACCTCTCCTACTTTTTCTCCTTTAAAAACCTATATGAATTTCTTTAAGTCACTACTTTCCTTATTCCTACTCTCTTCATCTTTTGCATGCTCTTCTAATGAAGACTTTAGAACAGATGTTTATTTTACTGAAGAAGATCTTCCCAACCCTATACAACTTCAAGGTAAAAAATATAATATCCCTGAAATTATTAACCCGCGCGGTTTAATGCTAAAAGATCAGTATGCAGTTGTATTTGAAAGAAAAAGTATTGAGAGCAATAAAATTCATGTGATAGACTTAAAAACTGGGAAATATCTCAGATCCAAAGGCAAAGATGGAATGGGGCCTGGTGAAGTAACTGTCATTACCCAAATAGAAGATGTCGGAGAAGAAGGCATGGTTTGGACTTATGATCCAGAAATGAGGATTTTTTCCAAATTTGATCTTTCTGACTCTTCTTTATTGGCCGTAGATCAAATAAAGTCCCCTGAAACAAGTTACTTTCTAACAAGCACAACATGGACAGGAACCAAAAGTATTTTAGGGAATTCTGTAGACGGTTGGACTAAATACCTTCATTTGAATATTGATGGTGATACTTTGGCTCTCTTTGGCAGTTGGCAAGATATGATTGCAAATAGAGAATTACCTAGAGGGATAAAGCCAGATGAGTTGGATGCTAATTTTGTAAGTAGTTTATTTCAAGGGGTACTAAAGACATCAAAAGATGGAAAGAAAGCGGTTATGGCAGGGATAAGCATTGATTATATTGATGTTGTTGATTTAAATGACAATTCTATTTTAACTATATATGGGCCAAGCCAAGAAATTCAGGATTTTAGAATAGGGCATTGGGATGGATTTCAAGTACCTGATCTTGCAAGCAATTCAACAGAACGATATTTAGATGTTTACCCTGGGGAAAAATCTTTTTTTGCTCTCTTTTTCGGCAAGCCTTATCGTGAGTTAGGAAGTCCGGAAAGCCTCAACCGGGTTTTTGAATTTGATTATAATGGAAATATTTTAAACCAATATCAGCTAGACTATCCAGTATATGGCATAGCAGTGGATGAGGAGAATAAGGCAATCTATAGCGTAACTGTAGACCGTGAGCCGAATCTGGTCCGGTTTGATTATTAACTTCTTTTCTAAGCTTCATTAGAGGACAGGATTTTTGCCAAGACGAAAATTATTTCCTGAGCTGAGGGATTACATCCGGGATAAGAAGTTGTATTTGTAAAAATTCAAAATCCTTATAATCAATAAAATGAATTTGGGATTATGATTTCTGCTTTGCAAATAATATTCTAGTTATTTTAAATTTAAATTTTATCAAATGAAATGTAAATCTTATCTTTTTTTAGTATCAATCTTAATCTTTTTTCAAGGGTGTAATGTAATTGAACACAGTGATGGTTTTGATAATATTAAGAACAGTAAAGTCGAAAAAGTAAGAACTTGGTTTAATGAAAGCAGGGTCTTTTCAAAGCCAAACTCTCGAATTAATGAAATGATAGTTATGAATCCCAATTGGAAGGAATTCAAAATTCATAAATTAGAAGATGGTAGAGAAGTAGTTGAAGTTTTAAATACAAAGAATAAAGATATCTTTAGATCAGTAGGAAGCAAGGAAGATAAATTTAAAATGATTCAAAATTCAATTTTATTCTTTCCTGTTGCCAATGACGACTACGAAATTTACTCATTGTTAACAATTCAAAATCAAAATTCAAGTTCAAAAGAAACTTTGGATGAATTAAATTATCTTCAAACATCTGAAGATTTTAATGGTGAGAGAATATTTTTCGATTCAGATAATAAATTTCTCGGAGGATGGGCTTATAAAGATGGTAAGGTATCTCGAACTATAAGACAATCGTCCGATAGAAATTCTTCGAATAAAAGAGTAGATGGGACAATTTATTTTACTTGTGAGTATGAGACAATTACTTGGTGGCAAGAACAAGCAGGACCAGATTTGTATTTAGGTACTGATTATACAATTTCTTGTGAATTTACATATGTTGAGGATGAAAATTATCCGACTGGTCCTCCAATTGGAGGAGGAGGTAGTCTTCCAGGTGATGGAGGGCCGAATCCACCTGAAGAAGAAGAGCATTGCTATGAATTGCATCCGACAATACCTAATCTATGGGTTCTTTGTGGATATTTAATTGCTGAGAACTGTTTTGAAGGTATGCCCTGTTTTGATTGGGGAGTTAAATTTGGAAATTGTACTGAGATGGGGAATATTCATGGAGGTGCTGTAACTTTTGAACAATTTGAGGATTATTATAATGGTGTTGATTATGAAGACATTGTTACAGATAACCCTGATTTGAGTATCTCGGGTTTTGGTTCCCAGCCAGGAGGTCCATTAACATCATACAGGTATGTAATAGATCCTTTAAATCCAAATCTTATTATTGATATGCGACATATGTTGGTAATTGGAAGATATGGCAGAGCAGTAGGTGAAAGTGTTGAAATATTACAATGGTTGTCTTCCGAAGAAAGTGCTTTTGATTCACAGGATTTTTTCTCTAATGAATTAGGTTATTCTTTCTTCAAGCAGTTTGGAGGGGCAATCCATTCTACTCCTGAGTATACCACTGATTTTTTAAGGCAATTCATATATGATGCTTCAAAAAGGAATGATATTACTACTCCAGAACAATGTGATTGGTATTGATAAATTAAAAATATATGAAATTTTGGAAAAAAGTTAGTATTATATTTGGAAGTTTTTTGATTCTTGTTTGTTTCTTTTTGTCGAAAGACATATTTACTAAAGTGAAAAACAAATCAAATTTTAAACTGGTTGAAAATGGTATGTCCAAACAGCAAGTTTTAAATGTAATGGGTGAGCCAGATTTTAAATATTTAAATTTGAAAAGTGATTCTGTGTATTATTACGATGCGCCACCTTTATCGTCTGAAGGGTTTGAAGTAAGTTTCAATACCCATGATCAAGCATCTAAAATAAAATAATAAAATTTATTGTATCTTGAAATTAAGCCCAAGTATTGAAATCTTGGGCTTAATTATTTATGTTTTATGTATAGAGGTGTCCGCTTAATTTCATATATTTATGCTTTCAAACAAGCAGATAATGGATATTTTCAAAGGGCAAGAGCTTATAGAGTTCAGTAAAAGGTTCCAAAGCGAACTAGACTGTAAAAAGTACTTGGCAGAAATCAAGTGGAAAGCCGGGTTTACGTGCCGGAAGTGTGGCCACCATGGCAGTCAAATCCGGAAAGATTATGCTCGTACCTGCAACAAATGTAGCGATACTGAAAGTGCCGGTGCAGGCACCCTTTTCCATAAAGTCAAATTTGGTCTTGTAAAGGCATTTTATATCTGCTTTGAGATGAGCACAAGTACCAAAAGTCTCTCTGCGATGTATATGGCCAAGCGGTATGGCATTAACCGTAAAACAGCCATGAGTTTCATGCATAAAGTACGTGAGGCCATGAAATCGAGCGGAAATCATCCCATGAAAGGGGAAGTTCATGTTGACGAATTCGTCGTAGGAGGCCAAGAGGCCGGGCATACTGGAAGGAGCTATGGAGGAAAGAAAGAGAAGGTGGTATGTGCTGTAGAACTTACTGATGCAGGAAAAGCAAACGGTTGTATGCATTACAGATCAAGGATTTCTCGGCCAAATCACTACGTCCCATCTTTGAGAGCTACATCGACAAGTAAGCCCAAGTTCAAACAGACGAGTGGAAAGGGTATCGTCCTATCAAAAAAGACTTTACCATCAAACAGACCCCCAGTGAATTGGGCTTAAATTTCAAAGCAATTCACACCATGATCCATCAGATAAAATCATGGTTAAGGACGACGTTTTCCTGGGTAAGCAAAAGACACATTAACCGCTACCTAAGTGAGTTTTCCTACCGGATTAATCGCACAGAATAAAGCTACCATCTTCCACAATTTGATCACCAGAATGGTCAGTAAGGAGAAAATCTACATTGCTGACTTGATATGATATTAACTGGTCACCTCTATAAATCTATATTATTCCGCCAGTCAAATTTAGTAGATGAAATTACATTCGACCCAAAAGCATTTCCTGTCGGAGTTATTGGAGATAAATTTGTTTTTAAGGCAACACCCGACAGGATTTTAGCAGGTATAGAAAGTTATAAAGGTAATTCACCTCAGTTTGATAGATTAAGAAATCTTGGTAATAAGTTGGAAAAAGAGGGAAACCCAGTGCTTTTTTTGGTCGAATTTGATTTTTAAAGCGGGATAATTTTTTACTGTCAGCATATAGAGCATCATGATGGTGGTCTCATGAATTTGATTTGTACTACTTCAATTATGGATTTACTGAGGTAGTAGGCGGAATAGAGTACAGGATTTTTGCATGCTATCCCCTTTTTTGCTTTCTTGAATCCTGACCCAAAAGCCAGACTTTTCAACTTCAAACCTGACCTTAATGCAAAAACATACCTATGGAAGTGGGGTGATCGGTAACTGTGCCTACATCGCCCATGTGGAACTGGACACCAATATCAGCTGGCTTTGCCTGCCCAGATTCGATTCTGATTTTATTTTTGGGGGAATGCTCGACCGGGAAAAAGGTGGAGAATTCACCATTCATCCAGAATCAGGTGATTTGAATACTTCTCAGGAATACCTGGAAAATACCAATGTATTGAAAACCACCGTAACATCAGGTGAGGATAAGTATGCTGTCACGGATTTTGCCCCGAGATTTAAAAATTTTGATCGCTACTACAAGCCCCTGATGCTGATCCGTAAGATCGAAGCTCTGGAGGGATCTCCCAAAATTCTGATCAAATGCCAACCTTCAGCAGAGCACGGAGCCAGGCTGCTGAAGTCAAGCATGGGGAGTAACCATATCCGGTTTATGGATACCGATCAGGAGCTTCGACTCTCTACCAATGCTCCCCTAAGCTATATTATGGATGGGAAAGCCTTTGCGCTCAATAAGCCCATATACCTGGTACTGACCTATGGGAGGCCCTTGGAAGCGCCTATAGAGACTACCTGTGAGCGTTTCCTTCAAGCTACCACCACCTATTGGCAGGAATGGGTGAAATCCACTAGCATTTCAAATTTTCACCAAAAGCTGGTCCTTCGCTCTGCCTTGATCCTGAAGATTCACCAGTATGAGGATACAGGAGCGATCATAGCCGCTTCGACCACTAGTCTACCTGAATCTCCTAATAGCACCCGAAACTGGGATTATAGGTACTGCTGGATCAGGGACAGTTATTACACTTTGACCTGTTTTAATAGTTTGGGGCACTTCGAGGAGCTGGAGAAATACTTTGAATTCATCCATAATCTCCGACCTGGAGAGGATGGACGCTACCAGCCCTTGTACTCCATCACAGGTGACTCCCTGCTCACTGAGGAAATCTCCGATCTGGACGGGTATCTGGGAAATAAACCCGTTCGCTTTGGTAATCAGGCTTATACCCACATCCAAAATGATCTATATGGGCAGGTCTTGGTTTCACTTCTTCCCTTGTATTCAGATCAGCGATTTACGGAAGAAGAGCGAAGTAGCTCCAGACCCATGATTATGAACCTGCTCAATAAAATTGAAGCCACTATGAATGAAAAAGATGCAGGACTCTGGGAGTTTAGAAACCTCGCTCAGGAGCACTGTTATACTTTTCTGTTTCACTGGGCAGGAGCCTGTGCTGCCGCAAAAATAGGTATACGGCTAAAGGATGATGATATGTATCAAAAGGCCATCATGCTCCGGGATTTGGCAGTAGATAAAATAGAGCAATGCTACCTGCCTGAGCGAAAAGCCTACGGTCAGGCTTTGGGTTCTACCTACATGGATGCTTCCACACTTCAATTGATTACCATGGGGTATTTTGGTGACGACTTGGAACGTGCAAATGATCACCTGAAAGCCCTGGAGGATGAATTGCTGGCAAAGGACTTCCTGTTCTATCGTTATAAGCACATGGATGATTTTGGTGTGCCAGAGACTACATTTCTCATTTGCGCATTCTGGTACATCGAAGCGCTAGCCTGTGTGGGACGACTGGATGAGGCTGTGGAGGGTTTTGAGACCCTGGTCAAATACTGTAATCACCTCAATCTTTTCTCAGAAGATGTGGATCAGAAGACTGGTTCTCAATGGGGCAATTTTCCACAGGCATATTCGCATGTGGGCTTGATGAATGCCGCTTTCCGGATAGGTAAAAAGCTGGATAGGCCTAATTTCTTGTAATAAATTCCCCTCAGAGTTCCGCAGATAAATAGCCCAGATTTTCGGGGATTTAGATTCTCCACATATTGTCCTGCTTTTTCGGAAGCAGGACTTTTTTTAACCTTTGAGGTGTAATCCCGAATGTCGCCAAACTTCGGGATCTCCTCGAAGGTTTTTTTGCAAAATACATTTTTAAAACCTTCGAGGTTCAAAAAAACCTCAAAGGTTATTATCCACTTCCAGAACTTTTCTATAGCTGGTTTTCAGGCTTAGTACAATACTTGTAGTTTCGATTTCTCATTAACTGTACCGCTCATGAGTTTTACTAGAATTACTTCCGCTTTACTATCCCTCTGTATTTCGCTCGCTTTTGTTTCTTGCTCCAAAGACATTTACAAAGCCAACAACAAAGCCCATAAAAAAGCGGTCAAAGAAGCCACAGCTTTCATCCAAGAAATCCCAAAAACAAAGGCAGAACTGGATTACGATACGCTCAGCATCACTGATGAATGGGTGGGGACCACGAACTTCAGCATCAGAAAGCCCAATTTTGTCATCATCCACCATACCGCTCAGGATTCCCTGGCTCAGACCATTAGCACTTTTACTATGCCCAGAACTCAGGTGAGTTCGCACTATGTAGTGGGCAGAGGCGGGGAGATCGTCCAGATGTTGAATGATTACCTGCGCTCCTGGCATGCAGGTAGGGGGAAATGGGGGAATGATACCGACCTCAACTCTTCATCCATAGGTATTGAGCTGGACAACAATGGCAATGAGCCCTTCACAGCGGCTCAGATAGAGAGTTTGTTGGTGCTTCTCAAGCGGCTCAAGTGGAAGTTTAACATACCGGCCGCAAACTTTATCGGGCATTCGGATATCGCTCCGACCAGGAAAGTAGACCCCAGTAGCTATTTCCCTTGGAAAAAGCTTGCCGAAGAGGGATTTGGGCTTTGGTATGATGAGGATAAAGTAAATGAAGCTCTGATGAGTGATGGGAGTACTACTTCAGTTGCTTTGGAGAGCTCGGATTCCTTGCCCCAAGATTCCTTTGACCCTATAATTGCCCTTCGGGTCATAGGTTATGATGTAAGTGATCCTAAAGCTGCCATTAGGGCTTTTAAGATTCATTTTATCCAAAATGATACGGAATCAGAACTGAATAAATACGATCTGGCTGTACTGAAAAATCTCTTTTTGAAATACCTCTAAGCGTGAAGTGGATTTTTGTGGTAATGAGTATTGCCTAAAGTTCGCCTCTTTGATAGCGGAATTCCTCGGCATGCTGATTTTCCTCATCGTTGAGCGTAAGCTGAATGACCAGCTCATCGGATCTACGCATCATGGTCAGTCCGTCAAAGTAAACTACATTTTCGCCCATTTCAATCAATTGGAAAACCGTCCATTCTTCCTTTTCCTCCCAAGGTTTAAGATCTGCTCCAAAGTGCTTCAGCTTCAGGTATAAGGTTTCACCTTCCTGAATGAGGTGCATAAATTCTGAAAACACCAGCTTCCCATCATTCCAAAATCTAAAGGTTCCGATCATGTGCCCGTCCAATGCCGGCATCCAGACTTCCTCACATTGGCCTCCGAGTCCCGGACCTGTCCAGTAGCCTTGAATCCAGCCCAAGTCGGAAACATTGCCCTTTCCGGGGGCTTGTCCTTCTACTAGGTGTTTGACTTGAGGAAAAGCTGTGAAGCTAATAAGAATCAGGAGGGTAGCAAGTATAGTGGTTTTCATCAGGGAGGAATTTTTTCTTCCTAATAATAGGTAAAAATAAAAGAAAATCATTCGGGAGCTGACCTCCAAACCGCGGATGAAAGCAATTTCGCCCTTGAATGCCATTTTTGTTAATCTGCAACTCTTTTGGGAGTAGATCAACCGGAATAAAAGTCTTTCCGAAATACCTCCAATACTTATTGATCGTGACGCTTTGGGATGTCTGGGTTTACAAAAGTAAATCCCCTGGCTTCTTCCCCATCAAAAAAGTCAATGACCATTCCCATCAGAAACATAAAATGTTTTTTCTCAATCAGCACGGGTATTCCTGCGATTTCTACCTGCTGATCATCTTCTTTGGGCTTGTCAAAACCCAGAGCATATGCCATTCCGCCACATCCCCCACCTTTCACACCTACCCGTAGGAAGTAGTCCTCCGGAATATTTTTGGTGGTCATTATGTTTTTGATCTCGGCTTCAGCCTTTTCGGTGATCTTCACTGGGATTATCATGTCAGGGAAATGATTTTGGCAGGGAATTGGTTCGCTTGCCTGCAAATTTACATGCCCTTTGATTTTGTCACAGGGATTATTTGTGCAAATTCAAGCTTTAATCTCCAAATATGGACTACGTTGTCGATTTATTGAAAATTCTACTGCCTGCAGGTATTGTATTGTATGGCATGTATCTGGTGGTGGTTTCTTTTCTTGCTAAGGAAAGAGAAAAAATGCTGGTGGAGTTGAAAACCAAAAACACGGAGCAAATTCTTCCGATCAGGCTTCAGGCAGCTGAACGCCTGGCTTTGTTTCTGGAAAGGATCACCCCGAATAATCTGGTTCGCCGCTCCAACCCTGGCGGGCTCTCTGCGGGGGAATTGCACACCATCCTACTGGCAGAGGTGCGAGAGGAGTTTAACCATAACTTTTCCCAGCAGGTCTATTTTTCGGAAGAAACCTGGGAGGCTGTCAAGCGGGCTGTGGAAGAAGTGAATACCATTTTGAACCAAAGTCGCCAAAGACTGCATGAAGAGGCTACCGGTATAGATATGGCCAAAGCGATTTTTGCGCAGGCACTGGAGCAAAAAAACGATGCCGTGGCATATGCGTTGAAGCAAGTGAAGTCCGAAGTGAATATTTATTTCTAAGCCATGAGCCTGAAGGATAAAGCAAATGAAACCCTAGCCCGAGCCAAAGTACTTTTTGGGAAGCAAGCAGAAAATCTAGCCGAACAGGAAGAAAAGGTGAAAGAGCTTGTGGCCGGTGTGAAAAACAGACTGGTGGAGGCAGGGGATAACTCCCGGGTCAAGAAACTGGTAGAACCTATCACGGTTTTTATCCGGATGATCAAAGCCCATTTCAACGGAACGCATAAGCTTTCAATGAGTACTTTGGGACTGCTCCTGCTGGGTTTGGTGTACTTTGTTTCGCCTATTGATATGATCCCGGACTTTCTGGGAGTGTTTGGATTTGCTGACGACCTTTCTGTAATTTTGGCTATTTATGCCAAGCTCAAGGACGAAGTCAGCGATTTTTTGGACTGGGAGAGAACTCAAGGATAGCACCACCTGTTAGCCACCAAAATCCATTATTATGCTAGACCAACAAGTGCAACTGATTACCCCGGAATTGATAGCTTCAGCTATGAACTATTCCGAG
This genomic window from Algoriphagus sp. TR-M9 contains:
- a CDS encoding DUF6265 family protein, whose protein sequence is MKTTILATLLILISFTAFPQVKHLVEGQAPGKGNVSDLGWIQGYWTGPGLGGQCEEVWMPALDGHMIGTFRFWNDGKLVFSEFMHLIQEGETLYLKLKHFGADLKPWEEKEEWTVFQLIEMGENVVYFDGLTMMRRSDELVIQLTLNDEENQHAEEFRYQRGEL
- a CDS encoding HesB/IscA family protein, with translation MIIPVKITEKAEAEIKNIMTTKNIPEDYFLRVGVKGGGCGGMAYALGFDKPKEDDQQVEIAGIPVLIEKKHFMFLMGMVIDFFDGEEARGFTFVNPDIPKRHDQ
- a CDS encoding DUF7935 family protein; protein product: MDYVVDLLKILLPAGIVLYGMYLVVVSFLAKEREKMLVELKTKNTEQILPIRLQAAERLALFLERITPNNLVRRSNPGGLSAGELHTILLAEVREEFNHNFSQQVYFSEETWEAVKRAVEEVNTILNQSRQRLHEEATGIDMAKAIFAQALEQKNDAVAYALKQVKSEVNIYF
- a CDS encoding YkvA family protein, yielding MSLKDKANETLARAKVLFGKQAENLAEQEEKVKELVAGVKNRLVEAGDNSRVKKLVEPITVFIRMIKAHFNGTHKLSMSTLGLLLLGLVYFVSPIDMIPDFLGVFGFADDLSVILAIYAKLKDEVSDFLDWERTQG